From one Kwoniella dejecticola CBS 10117 chromosome 2, complete sequence genomic stretch:
- a CDS encoding DNA replication complex GINS protein PSF3, with product MDDDYFSLNSILADNHKLSCSFTLDVQGLGYLEGGTENNIHQHSKVELPFWLAQTLSLNEFTTFPLPPPYSNRVKAALNASAQSVKLSNLVGGNGWWYRWGRRIADVLDDEPQADLLNMLLKAFTNRLPALQDLSAHHASADHTLPETSTSTGEMFRDGMEGDERELFAIGQESGKMAKGWYDSASSRKGR from the exons ATGGACGATGATTATTTCTCGTTGAATTCGATATTAGCGGATAATCAT AAACTGTCATGTTCGTTCACACTGGATGTACAAGGTCTGGGATACCtagaaggaggaacagagaACAAT ATCCATCAACATTCCAAAGTCGAATTGCCATTCTGGCTAGCACAGACACTCAGTCTGAA CGAATTCACCACTTTCCCACTACCGCCGCCTTACTCGAACCGAGTAAAAGCCGCCCTGAATGCCTCGGCGCAGAGTGTGAAGCTGTCGAATCTTGTAGGAGGGAATGGGTGGTGGTATAGATGGGGCAGGAGGATAGCGGATGT CCTGGATGACGAGCCGCAAGCGGATTTACTCAACATGCTGCTCAAG GCATTCACAAATCGATTACCGGCTTTACAAGATTTATCAGCACATCACGCTTCGGCGGACCACACTTTGCCGGAGACATCGACCAGTACGGGCGAGATGTTCAGAGATGGCATGGAGGGCGATGAAAGAGAAT TATTTGCTATTGGGCAAGAAAGTGGCAAGATGGCTAAAGGGTGGTATGATAGTGCGAGTAGTCGAAAAGGACGATAA
- a CDS encoding mitochondrial 54S ribosomal protein mL54, translating to MSFLSTIPRIASQQAKQISRIAFYEFSSSSSSSAASSSTSSSPKPKKSSKVASAAPAGTKLTGLSILKDKPDPVALEDDQYPAWLWTLLDDTSKAHKVAENQVELHGEGEKGFDPIKEKRKLKNLNREKIKASNYLKSTT from the exons ATGTCGTTTCTCAGCACAATACCGCGAATAGCCTCTCAACAAGCCAAACAAATATCCCGCATCGCTTTTTATGaattctcatcctcttcctcatcctctgcagcctcatcatcaacttcctcttcgcccaaaCCGAAGAAATCATCTAAGG TCGCATCCGCCGCACCTGCAGGAACGAAATTAACGGGATTATCAATACTGAAAGATAAGCCGGATCCCGTAGCTTTGGAGGACGATCAATACCCCGCATGGTTATGGACATTATTGGACGATACGTCGAAGGCCCACAAGGTAGCTGAGAATCAGGTCGAGCTGCAtggagagggagaaaaggGGTTTGATCCGATtaaagagaagagaaagttgAAGAATCT GAATCGAGAAAAGATCAAAGCCTCGAATTACTTGAAATCAACTACATAG